Part of the Maridesulfovibrio sp. genome, TCCATGTTAAAAGGGGCGGATAATATGGATACGGTAATGAAAAAATTCTGGATCACCACTTTAGGTTGTAAGATCAACCAATACGAAAGCGAATCTGTGCGCGAACGCTGGCTGCGCATGGGCTATGAACAGGCCGAAAATGATGCCGAGGCCCACGAGATTATTATTAACTCCTGCGCTGTAACTCAAGCGGCGCTGCGTGATTTGCGCCAGACTGTGCGTGGTATTAACCGCCGCAACCCGGAAGGGAAAATAATTATCGCCGGATGCGCGGCTCAGGTTTTTGCCAAGGAACTGGCAGAACTTCCCGGAGTTGCCGACGTAATCCCGCAGGAACGTAAATTTGAGCTCCTCAAGCTTGAACATGGGCCTGAAACTGCTGACGACAAAACATTTTTCCAGCCTTTTGAAATTGATGACTACGAACGCTCAAGGGCGGTGGTCAAAGTTCAGGACGGCTGTTCCCATCGCTGTACCTACTGCATCGTACCGATTACCAGAGGGCCGAGTGTGAGCCGCGCTGCGGATGATGTACTCAAAGAAATCGGTCGTCTGCTTGAGGCAGGATTCCGCGAGATGATCATAAGCGGTATTAACTTGAGCCATTACGGCCGTGAGTTTGAAGAGAAGATTGATTTCTGGGATCTCATGGAGCGTATTGAAGATGAGTTCGGCTCAGAGTGGGGAGGGCGTGCGAGGTTGCGCATCAGTTCCCTTGAACCGGGGCAGCTTAAAGAACGGGCGTTGGAAATTTTTGCCAATTCTAAGCTGATCTGCCCGCAGCTGCATCTTTCCCTGCAAAGCGGTGATCGGCAGGTCCTTAAGCGCATGGGCCGAGGCCATTACAAGCCTGAAGACGTGCTGGTCTTTCTGGACAAGCTTAAGGACATATGGCCTGTTTTTGGGCTTGGAGCGGATATTTTGACCGGTTTTCCCGGTGAAACAGAGGAAGAATTCAATAATACGCTTGAATTTTGCCGTAAACTTCCTCTTTCTTATGCGCACGTTTTTCCGTACTCTATACGTCCGGGCACCGCAGCCGCTTCCATGAAGGGGCAGTTGGACGGCCCGACAAAGAAGGAAAGGGGCCGGATTCTGCGTGAGCTGGTCGAAGAAAAGAAGCAGGAATTCCTGCTGAAAATTTTAGAAATGGACTCATTGAAAGTCCTTTTTCAAAATAAGAACAAGGGCATTTGTGAATTTTATTCCACCTGTATTCTGGAGGAAGGATTCGAAAATAAAGTGCCCCGCGATTTAGTAGAAGTAAAACCCGTACGTGCTGACAAAGACAGCATGCTGGTAGAAATAAAATAATTTAATTTACCCCGGCGAAGCCTATTAAAGTTTTTGAAGAGTCCAGAGAAATTTTTTGAAAAAAATTTGGACCTAGGAGAGCCGCCGGAGGCCAAGGAGCAATAAATGCCCGTAAGTATGACCGGTTTTGGTCGCGCTGAGACCACAGAAGACAAATGGAGCCATGTTTGGGAAATCCGCAGTGTTAACTCCCGTTTTCTGGACCTGAAATGGCGTCTGCCCAACTCCCTGCGCGGTTATGAATCCCGTTGGGAAAAGATTGTCCGTAAATACGGTTCCCGCGGTCGTGTGGACCTCTCTCTGAACCTTGAAGTTTTCAGCACTGAACTGCTGGGCATCAGCCTGAACCAGTTGCAGGCCAAAGCCATGGTTGATCAGCTTAAAGAAATGGCTGCTGCCGACGGCGTGGAATTTACTCCGGACTATAACCGTCTGTTCAATATTTCCGGTATCTGGCGCGATGCTTCCAGTGAACCAGATCCGCAGATGGCAAAGTCCATCAGCGAAGGTCTGGAAAAAGCGCTGGCAAACTGGAAGGAGTCCAGAGAAGACGAAGGCGAAGACCTTGTTCGCGACCTTGAAGAGCGTTTCACCCTGCTCAAGGAATATACCGAGAAGGTAAAAGTTAAGGTTCCTGAAATTCTTGAGACCAAACGCGAGTCTTTGATTGAGCGTGTGAAAGGAAACATGGAAAATCTGGGCGCGGAATACATTGAAGACCGCATGGTGCAGGAAGTTGCTATCCTGACCGACAAGCTGGATGTTTCCGAAGAAATTACCAGACTTGATGCCCACCTTGAGCGTATCTTCGAAGTTTTGCGCAACAACAAGGACGCCGGTAAGCGCCTTGATTTCCTGCTGCAGGAAACTTTCAGGGAAATCAACACCTGTGGTAACAAGTGTCAGGATTTCGAAGTAAGCAGGATTGTGGTCGAGTTCAAGGCCGAGCTTGAAAAGTGCCGTGAACAGGTCCAAAACATTGAGTAATCCGGTAAAATGCAGAAGCAGACATTATTAAATATCGGTTTTGGTAACTTCGTGGTTTCAAGCCGCGTGATAACCATCGTCAACCCTTCCTCTTCCCCCATGCGTAGACTGCGTGAGGATGCCAGACAGGAAGGGCGGTTGGTAGACGCAACTCAGGGCCGTAAAACCCGTTCAATTATTGTTACTGACTCCAATCATGTCATCCTTTCGGCAATTCAGGCGGAAACCATCGGGCACCGCTATACTTCCGAGGAGGTTGATAATGACTGATCGACGTATCCCGGAGAAAAAAGGGCAGGTGCTGGTTCTCTGCGCTCCGTCCGGTACTGGAAAAAGTACGCTGGTAAAAAAACTGCGCGAAGAGTTTCCTCGGATCGGCTTTTCAATTTCCTGCACCACACGTGACCCTCGTGAAGGTGAAGAGGACGGTAAGGATTATTTTTTCCTCAGCGTTGATCAATTCAACGAAAAACTTGAAGCCGGGGAATTTGCGGAATGGGCTGAGGTTCATGGCAATTTTTACGGCACTCCGAAAGAACCGGTTGAAAAGATGCTCTTCAAGGGCATGGATATCCTTTTCGACATTGATTTTCAGGGGTGCATGCAGCTGATGGAATCAATGCCTGATGGGATTTTTGTCTTCCTGATGCCACCGTCCTACGGTGAATTGCGCAAGCGTCTTGAAGGGCGCAACACCGATACTGTGCATGTCATCAACCGCCGCATGATGAATGCCATGAAAGAAATGGCCTCCGCGCCGAAGTTTGAATATTGGATCGTTAATGATGATCTGGACAAAGCTTATTCCGAACTGAAGGCTATTTATCTTGCCGGAAAAAATCGTCCCTGCAGCAATCCGGGACTTCTTGAAAGTATTTTAAGCACTTGGGAGTAATATGTCTGAATTAGTAGTAGCCCTTGATTTTAAAGATGCGCAGAGTGCTATTGAAATGGCTGAAAAAGTACGCGGAGTAGCCCCTTGGGTGAAAGTCGGTCTTGAACTTTTCTGCGCTGAAGGACCTGAGATTATTACCCGTTTTAAAGAAATGGGTTTCAAGGTTTTTGTGGACCTGAAATTTTTTGACATTCCCAATACTGTTAAAGGTGCAGTTCGTTCCGCAACCCGTGCCGGAGCCGATATGCTCAGTCTGCACGCACTGGGCGGTGAGCGTATGGCCATTGCAGCACGCGAAGGCCGCGCTGAAGGAGCAGGGGGTGAAGCAGGACCGCTGCTCATGGCTATTACCATCCTGACCAGCATGGACGAAGATGATATTCCCTTCCCGGTTCCTGATGGACTGGGGGCTGCGGTTCTCGATCTGGCTCTGGCCTCATCTCAGGCAGGGCTTGACGGTGTGGTCTGCTCCGGGCTGGAAGTGGAAGCCATCAAGGAAAAATGCGGCAAGGATTTTCTGGCCCTGACTCCGGGCATCCGTCCCGCTTCAGTTTCTGATGATCAGCGCAGGGTTGTTACCCCGTCTCAGGCCGTGGATCGCGGTTCCAACTTCCTTGTTGTCGGCAGGCCCATTACCGGAGCAGAAAGTCCGGCTGAAGCTGCACGCAGGATAGTAGCTGAAATGAATTCTTAAGGGAGGTTGTTATGGCTGCCAGCCGAATTTCCGGAGTGTTCTCGTCCAGTACCGAATCAACCGTCGGTACCGGAACCACCACCCGCCAGTCCGTACAAAAGACTTACTGGTTTGTGGAAGAGCAGAGTACCGGTGCGTTGGAAGTGCAGCCACTGAACAGCAATAATGTCCCTTCCGGGCCGAAGATGACAGTTGAACGGGATAAGTTTCTCGATCATTATAATCCGGAACCGGAGTATTATGCCCAATTTGTGCGGCCCAGTATGGATGCCCTGAACGGCTCCATTAAGCGAGGGGAAGGGCATCGCGCTAATGGCGAAAGCTATAGCGCAGAGTATGAGTTCGGGCACGCCATTGATGTGGACGAAGAAAATGTGCGGGCCAATTTCGGCCTCGGTTTGACCTACCTCGAGCGCGGGGAAACCTCCCGTGCCGAGGATGTCTTCCGCAGACTGGTGGATATCGGAGCCATTTACGAGCCGCAGCATAAACACCTGTTCAATGATTTCGGTATCAACCTGCGCCGCAACGGAATGATCGAGCAGGCTCTTGAGTATTATCACAAGGCTGAAGAGATCAGTAAGCATGACGAGAATCTCTGCTTGAATATTGCCCGTGCCTATTACGAGAAAGGCAGCTTTGATAGTTGCATCAAGTACATAAAGAAATCTCTGAAGTTGAATCCTGAATTGGAAGAGGGACTTATGTTCTGGTCCTATCTTAAAGGCATCGGTTATATTTCAGACGAAGAAGATACTCTTAATATTGATATTGAAGCCTTTGAGAAGAAACAAGAGAAAGACGGTCCCATCATAGATCTTGAGATAGATTTCTAGCCTGAAAATCCACGGAGCCACCAATTGCCTAAAATCTGGAAGCTTAGAAGTGAGGAGGAACTTCCCTCCTCCATACCTGCTATTGCTGATGAACTCGGTATTACCGAACTGCTTGCGGAAATCCTTTGGAATCGTGGTTTTCAGAGCCGTGAAGATATGGATCTTTTTCTTTCTCCCGGTCTGCGCAACCTCTGCCGTCCCACGGAAATCCCCGGACTGGAGTTGGCGGCTCAGGTTCTGGCTGATGGGCTTGCAGCAGGCAAGAAAATGGCCGTCTGGGGCGACTACGACGTTGATGGCGTAACCTCTACCGCTGTGGTTAAGACTTTTCTTGCCGATCGTGGTTACGAATGCGACCACTATCTGCCCAACCGTCTGGAAGAAGGCTACGGCCTCAATGTGGATGGAATCAGGAAATTACATGAACAGGGCATAACTCTGCTTTTGACCGTGGACTGCGGGATTACCAACAACGCTGAAATTGCCGCAGCCAACGAGCTGGGTATGACCGTTGTTGTTTCCGACCACCATCTTCCCGGTGAAGAGCTTCCTCCTGCTGCAGCTATTTGCAACCCCCGGCTCACAGAATATAACGGACAGACCTTCGAAGAGTGCCAATGTGCGACTTTGGCAGGTGTTGGCGTGGCTTTCATGCTCATGGCACAGCTGAACAGGCTGTTGCCCGGTGATCCTGCGGATGTGCGCGCTTATCTTGATTTCGTAGCTCTCGGCACCATTGCAGACGTGGTGGAACTTCAGGGCCAGAACCGCATTCTGGTCAAGAACGGGCTGCTCTTGCTCAAAGAAGCCAAGCGTCCCGGTCTGGCCGCGCTCAAGGTAGTCAGTGGCTATGACATGTTTGCAGCTATCGGTGCCGGACAGGTCGGTTTCGGGCTGGCTCCGCGTATCAATGCTTCCGGGCGTATGGGTGATCCTGGCAGGGCGCTTCAGTTGCTCATGGCCGAAGATATGGAAACCGCTAGGCCTATTGCCAAGGTTCTGGATGATTTGAACACCGAGCGCCGTGCTGAAGAAGACCGTATTTTGCAGGAAGCACTTGCTCAGGCTGAGGAGCATATCAAGAGGGATAACCGGGCCGGATTGGTGCTTTATTCAAAAAGCTGGCATCCGGGGATCATCGGTATTGTGGCTTCCCGCGTAGTAGAAAAATTTTATCGCCCCACCGTTATGCTTTGTGAGGAGAACGGAGTCGTCAAAGGATCGGCCCGTTCCATTAAGGAATTTCATATTCACGAAGGCCTGACCACCATGTCCGAGCTTTTCCTTAACTTCGGTGGCCATAAGCTGGCAGCCGGGATGTCTTTCAAAGCTGAGTTTCTTCCCGAATTTCGGGAGCGTTTTGATCAGGCGGTTATTGATAAGATCGGTTCTGAGCCGCTTAAGGCTTCGCTCAAGGTTGACCGTGAATTGCCGCTGGAAAATATTGATTACGTGCTGCTCAAGGAGCTTGAGCTCATGCAGCCGTTCGGTATGGGCAACCCGGAACCTGTCTTCACCACCCCTCCGGTGGAAGTTCTGGAACGCAGGCCCATGGGCAAGGCACACGTAAAACTTACCGTCACCGATCTTGAAAAGACCCGCAAAATGCCCGCCAAGGCATGGCGCATGGCTGAAGAACTCGGTTCCGAACTCATCGGTTCCACCATGCGTTTTGCTTTCTCTCCCAAGATAGATAAGTTCAACGGTATCCCGACCATTGAACTTACCA contains:
- the mtaB gene encoding tRNA (N(6)-L-threonylcarbamoyladenosine(37)-C(2))-methylthiotransferase MtaB — protein: MKKFWITTLGCKINQYESESVRERWLRMGYEQAENDAEAHEIIINSCAVTQAALRDLRQTVRGINRRNPEGKIIIAGCAAQVFAKELAELPGVADVIPQERKFELLKLEHGPETADDKTFFQPFEIDDYERSRAVVKVQDGCSHRCTYCIVPITRGPSVSRAADDVLKEIGRLLEAGFREMIISGINLSHYGREFEEKIDFWDLMERIEDEFGSEWGGRARLRISSLEPGQLKERALEIFANSKLICPQLHLSLQSGDRQVLKRMGRGHYKPEDVLVFLDKLKDIWPVFGLGADILTGFPGETEEEFNNTLEFCRKLPLSYAHVFPYSIRPGTAAASMKGQLDGPTKKERGRILRELVEEKKQEFLLKILEMDSLKVLFQNKNKGICEFYSTCILEEGFENKVPRDLVEVKPVRADKDSMLVEIK
- a CDS encoding YicC/YloC family endoribonuclease: MPVSMTGFGRAETTEDKWSHVWEIRSVNSRFLDLKWRLPNSLRGYESRWEKIVRKYGSRGRVDLSLNLEVFSTELLGISLNQLQAKAMVDQLKEMAAADGVEFTPDYNRLFNISGIWRDASSEPDPQMAKSISEGLEKALANWKESREDEGEDLVRDLEERFTLLKEYTEKVKVKVPEILETKRESLIERVKGNMENLGAEYIEDRMVQEVAILTDKLDVSEEITRLDAHLERIFEVLRNNKDAGKRLDFLLQETFREINTCGNKCQDFEVSRIVVEFKAELEKCREQVQNIE
- a CDS encoding DUF370 domain-containing protein; amino-acid sequence: MQKQTLLNIGFGNFVVSSRVITIVNPSSSPMRRLREDARQEGRLVDATQGRKTRSIIVTDSNHVILSAIQAETIGHRYTSEEVDND
- the gmk gene encoding guanylate kinase — protein: MTDRRIPEKKGQVLVLCAPSGTGKSTLVKKLREEFPRIGFSISCTTRDPREGEEDGKDYFFLSVDQFNEKLEAGEFAEWAEVHGNFYGTPKEPVEKMLFKGMDILFDIDFQGCMQLMESMPDGIFVFLMPPSYGELRKRLEGRNTDTVHVINRRMMNAMKEMASAPKFEYWIVNDDLDKAYSELKAIYLAGKNRPCSNPGLLESILSTWE
- the pyrF gene encoding orotidine-5'-phosphate decarboxylase, with translation MSELVVALDFKDAQSAIEMAEKVRGVAPWVKVGLELFCAEGPEIITRFKEMGFKVFVDLKFFDIPNTVKGAVRSATRAGADMLSLHALGGERMAIAAREGRAEGAGGEAGPLLMAITILTSMDEDDIPFPVPDGLGAAVLDLALASSQAGLDGVVCSGLEVEAIKEKCGKDFLALTPGIRPASVSDDQRRVVTPSQAVDRGSNFLVVGRPITGAESPAEAARRIVAEMNS
- a CDS encoding tetratricopeptide repeat protein, which encodes MAASRISGVFSSSTESTVGTGTTTRQSVQKTYWFVEEQSTGALEVQPLNSNNVPSGPKMTVERDKFLDHYNPEPEYYAQFVRPSMDALNGSIKRGEGHRANGESYSAEYEFGHAIDVDEENVRANFGLGLTYLERGETSRAEDVFRRLVDIGAIYEPQHKHLFNDFGINLRRNGMIEQALEYYHKAEEISKHDENLCLNIARAYYEKGSFDSCIKYIKKSLKLNPELEEGLMFWSYLKGIGYISDEEDTLNIDIEAFEKKQEKDGPIIDLEIDF
- the recJ gene encoding single-stranded-DNA-specific exonuclease RecJ, with the protein product MPKIWKLRSEEELPSSIPAIADELGITELLAEILWNRGFQSREDMDLFLSPGLRNLCRPTEIPGLELAAQVLADGLAAGKKMAVWGDYDVDGVTSTAVVKTFLADRGYECDHYLPNRLEEGYGLNVDGIRKLHEQGITLLLTVDCGITNNAEIAAANELGMTVVVSDHHLPGEELPPAAAICNPRLTEYNGQTFEECQCATLAGVGVAFMLMAQLNRLLPGDPADVRAYLDFVALGTIADVVELQGQNRILVKNGLLLLKEAKRPGLAALKVVSGYDMFAAIGAGQVGFGLAPRINASGRMGDPGRALQLLMAEDMETARPIAKVLDDLNTERRAEEDRILQEALAQAEEHIKRDNRAGLVLYSKSWHPGIIGIVASRVVEKFYRPTVMLCEENGVVKGSARSIKEFHIHEGLTTMSELFLNFGGHKLAAGMSFKAEFLPEFRERFDQAVIDKIGSEPLKASLKVDRELPLENIDYVLLKELELMQPFGMGNPEPVFTTPPVEVLERRPMGKAHVKLTVTDLEKTRKMPAKAWRMAEELGSELIGSTMRFAFSPKIDKFNGIPTIELTIRDYTRRRG